From Campylobacter suis, a single genomic window includes:
- a CDS encoding ClpP family protease, which produces MSDEKLNIADIPSMLLADRNIFLYGQIDMEVCLSVQKQLLYLNGIDDTSEINIYISGPGGSIYDGFGLIDFMQTIKAPINTICVGLAASMSALIFLHGDKRYMLPNSQLMLHQPLGGAQGQASDIELVAKQIIKIKSKINEMIVSKSKLELKKVEILTDRDCYIDANMAIKYGLTDELTSNKG; this is translated from the coding sequence ATGAGCGATGAAAAGCTAAACATAGCTGATATACCATCAATGCTACTAGCCGATAGAAATATCTTTTTATACGGGCAGATCGATATGGAGGTGTGCTTAAGCGTTCAAAAACAGCTTTTATATCTAAACGGCATCGATGATACGAGTGAGATAAACATATACATAAGTGGGCCCGGCGGCTCAATATATGATGGCTTTGGGCTGATTGACTTTATGCAGACGATAAAAGCACCCATTAACACCATCTGCGTGGGACTTGCGGCCTCGATGTCGGCTCTGATATTTTTACACGGCGACAAACGCTACATGTTACCAAATTCACAACTCATGCTTCATCAGCCACTAGGCGGAGCACAAGGTCAGGCAAGCGATATCGAGCTTGTCGCAAAGCAAATCATAAAAATCAAATCAAAAATCAACGAAATGATAGTAAGCAAAAGCAAACTTGAGCTAAAAAAGGTTGAAATTTTAACGGATAGGGACTGCTATATCGACGCAAATATGGCTATAAAATACGGTTTAACAGATGAATTAACTTCAAACAAAGGATAA